In Bacteroidota bacterium, one genomic interval encodes:
- a CDS encoding amidohydrolase family protein → MRYLSAKAVFSAHTGFVPHGVLVLDDAGVVCDLLRPSEADALGVKPELFEGVLCPGFVNAHCHLELSHLRGAISMHTGFAGFAKELIPKRNLLSVAEIEQAAAEACETLYNSGTQAVGDIANTTHSFAAKAGSRMHIHTFIELLALNPALAGKVLESGKALLAGCPQPASLTPHAPYSVSEVLLQSIAVSDDTLPFSIHNQESRAENEFFETGKGRVNELYAFLGIDISWFTPPGCNALRRTLPELITGRPLLLVHNTFTSTDDLQWAETQHSNLHWCFCPNANLYIENTLPDFMQFYTQGVRCCVGTDSLASNHSLSILDELKVITAAAPGIPAAVLLQWATAGGAAALNMPHIGSFERGKKPGVILLQGVDAHSGIAQDAGVTRIY, encoded by the coding sequence ATGCGCTATCTCTCTGCAAAAGCCGTTTTCTCGGCACATACGGGTTTTGTTCCGCACGGTGTGCTGGTGCTTGATGATGCTGGTGTGGTTTGTGATTTGCTGCGGCCATCAGAAGCGGATGCACTTGGTGTGAAGCCCGAATTGTTTGAGGGTGTGCTTTGTCCCGGATTTGTAAACGCGCATTGTCACCTCGAACTTTCGCACCTGCGCGGCGCCATAAGCATGCATACTGGTTTTGCCGGTTTCGCAAAAGAGCTTATTCCAAAACGCAATCTGCTGAGTGTTGCCGAAATTGAGCAGGCAGCAGCCGAAGCCTGCGAGACACTCTACAACAGCGGTACGCAGGCCGTGGGCGATATTGCAAATACCACACATTCGTTTGCAGCTAAAGCAGGCAGCCGCATGCACATTCACACATTTATTGAATTGCTGGCGTTAAATCCTGCGCTGGCCGGTAAAGTGCTGGAAAGCGGAAAAGCCTTGCTGGCCGGATGCCCCCAGCCGGCCTCGCTTACACCGCATGCGCCGTATTCTGTTTCCGAAGTATTGCTGCAAAGCATAGCTGTATCTGATGATACACTGCCGTTCAGCATTCATAACCAGGAAAGCCGGGCCGAAAACGAATTTTTTGAAACCGGCAAAGGCCGTGTCAACGAGTTGTATGCATTTCTCGGTATCGACATAAGCTGGTTTACACCGCCCGGCTGCAATGCCCTGCGGCGCACGCTGCCCGAACTCATTACCGGTCGTCCGCTGCTGCTGGTGCATAACACGTTTACATCAACCGATGATTTGCAATGGGCCGAAACGCAGCACAGCAATCTTCACTGGTGCTTTTGTCCCAACGCCAATTTATATATCGAAAACACGCTGCCTGACTTCATGCAGTTTTATACGCAGGGTGTGCGCTGTTGTGTGGGCACCGATAGTCTGGCATCCAATCACAGCCTTTCGATACTTGATGAGCTGAAAGTAATTACCGCCGCTGCGCCCGGCATTCCCGCTGCTGTATTGCTGCAATGGGCCACAGCAGGAGGTGCCGCTGCATTGAATATGCCGCATATCGGTAGTTTTGAAAGAGGCAAAAAGCCGGGAGTGATTTTGCTGCAAGGTGTGGACGCACACAGCGGCATTGCACAAGATGCGGGCGTTACACGTATTTACTGA
- a CDS encoding 2-C-methyl-D-erythritol 4-phosphate cytidylyltransferase, with product MKKAVIVVAGGSGSRMNAAIPKQFLLLNGKPVLIHTLEKFALFDATMQVVLVLPENEFGRWEELKRQFGSGGFDVQLAKGGTTRFESVKNGLALVTADVVGVHDAVRPLVSIETIARAFGAAVSHGSGIPAVPLTDSIRRVEGDTSLAASREAFRLVQTPQCFRSDVLKNAYQQVFRPHFTDDASVVEASGKSITLTEGNKENIKLTTPSDMVVAEALMKMNQ from the coding sequence GTGAAAAAAGCAGTAATAGTTGTAGCCGGAGGCAGCGGAAGCCGCATGAATGCAGCCATTCCCAAACAGTTTTTACTCCTTAACGGGAAGCCGGTGCTTATTCACACACTCGAAAAGTTTGCCTTGTTTGATGCCACTATGCAGGTGGTGCTGGTACTCCCTGAAAATGAATTCGGGCGGTGGGAAGAACTGAAGCGGCAATTTGGCAGCGGCGGTTTTGACGTGCAGCTTGCCAAAGGCGGCACTACCCGTTTCGAGTCGGTAAAAAACGGACTGGCGCTGGTAACAGCCGATGTGGTTGGCGTACACGATGCCGTGCGGCCGCTGGTGAGTATTGAAACAATTGCACGCGCTTTCGGTGCAGCCGTTTCGCATGGCAGCGGCATTCCGGCAGTACCACTCACCGATTCCATCCGGCGTGTGGAAGGCGACACAAGCCTTGCAGCCAGCCGCGAAGCATTCAGGCTGGTGCAAACACCGCAATGCTTCCGCAGCGATGTATTGAAAAATGCCTATCAGCAAGTGTTCCGGCCGCATTTTACCGATGATGCCAGTGTGGTGGAAGCATCGGGCAAAAGCATTACACTTACCGAAGGCAATAAGGAGAATATCAAGCTCACCACACCGTCAGACATGGTAGTGGCCGAAGCGCTGATGAAAATGAATCAGTAA
- the rlmN gene encoding 23S rRNA (adenine(2503)-C(2))-methyltransferase RlmN produces MKSTEKRSIRTLSQDELKAFFTEHGEKAFRAKQVWEWLWQKSARSFEGMTNLSKDTRTLLETNFSLPAVCVDTFQVSRDRTIKSAFRLHDGNIVEGVLIPTETRMTACISSQVGCSLTCKFCATGRLARLRNLEAEEIYDQVALIKEQAQQHYQQSLTNIVYMGMGEPLLNYRNTLDSVERITAPDGLGMSPQRITVSTAGIAKMIKKLGDDEVKFNLALSLHAANDYKRNKIMPINEQNTLDALAEALNYFYEKTGTRVTFEFIVFKDFNDAVQDAKELAAYCKKVPAKVNIIEYNPIDDGEFKQTLPERLNQFTRVLEDNHVIVNVRRSRGKDIDAACGQLANKNEAVQKNQELAPRKTEKQE; encoded by the coding sequence ATGAAATCCACTGAAAAACGCAGCATTCGCACGCTCTCGCAAGATGAGCTGAAAGCATTTTTTACCGAACACGGCGAAAAGGCTTTTCGTGCGAAACAGGTTTGGGAATGGCTCTGGCAGAAATCGGCGCGGAGTTTTGAAGGGATGACCAACCTTTCGAAAGACACGCGCACACTGCTGGAAACCAACTTCTCGCTGCCTGCCGTGTGTGTGGATACATTTCAGGTGAGCCGCGACCGTACCATCAAATCAGCGTTCCGTTTGCACGACGGAAATATTGTGGAGGGTGTGCTCATCCCTACCGAAACACGCATGACAGCCTGCATTTCGTCGCAGGTGGGCTGCAGTTTAACCTGTAAGTTTTGCGCCACCGGCCGCCTGGCCCGTTTGCGTAATCTTGAAGCCGAGGAAATTTACGATCAGGTGGCGCTTATTAAGGAACAGGCACAGCAGCATTATCAGCAATCGCTCACCAACATTGTATATATGGGCATGGGCGAACCACTGCTCAACTACCGCAACACGCTCGATTCGGTTGAACGCATCACTGCACCCGACGGGCTGGGCATGTCGCCACAACGCATTACGGTTTCTACGGCGGGTATTGCAAAAATGATTAAGAAGCTGGGCGATGATGAAGTGAAATTCAATCTTGCCCTTTCACTGCACGCGGCCAACGATTACAAGCGCAACAAGATCATGCCCATTAACGAGCAGAATACGCTCGATGCACTGGCCGAAGCACTCAACTATTTTTACGAAAAAACCGGCACCCGCGTCACATTCGAATTCATTGTATTCAAAGATTTCAACGATGCGGTGCAGGATGCAAAGGAACTGGCAGCCTACTGCAAAAAAGTACCGGCCAAAGTAAACATCATTGAATACAACCCCATAGACGACGGCGAGTTTAAACAAACCCTGCCCGAACGACTCAACCAGTTTACACGTGTGCTTGAAGACAACCACGTAATTGTAAACGTGCGCCGCAGCCGGGGTAAAGACATTGACGCCGCCTGCGGGCAATTGGCCAATAAAAACGAGGCCGTGCAGAAAAATCAGGAACTGGCACCGCGTAAAACCGAAAAACAGGAGTAA